The window TCACGCGGGACAGTTGAAAATGGATTGTCGGTACTGCCACAACACCGTTTTTGATGCCGCCCACGCTGCTGTGCCTCCAACGGCAACCTGCGTGAATTGTCACTCGCCCGCCGCTGAGAACGGTCAAACGGCTTTGGGTGCGGTTCACACCGACAAAGCCAGCTTGGCACCGATCCACGAGAGTTGGAAAACCGGTCGCAGCGTTGCCTGGAAGCGAATTCACAACTTGCCCGAATTCGTTTACTTCAATCACGCCGCACACGTGAATTCCGGCGTCAGTTGCGTTTCCTGCCACGGACGCATCGACCAAATGGAAGTCGTGTACCAACACGAGCAACTGTCGATGGCATGGTGTATCACTTGTCACCGCAACCCGAACGAACACCTTCGCCCGGTTGAGTTTGTCACCAAGCTCGATTGGAAAGCGGAAGACCACGATTGGGGCGAGTTCGCTGATCAAGCGGAATTCGCGAAAGCCCATCGAGAAGAACACAACATCAATCCACAAGTCCATTGTGCGGTTTGTCACCGATAGTCCATCGAGAACAACTGGCCCGCTGAATTCGGCTGACTCACCGCAAACTGAACTGAGAAGATTTTCCTCCATGACCACTTCGACCCAAGACGCCGGTTTCGATTCCTCCGAAGCCTCTTCCTCGTCCGCTGCAGGCAAACCGCAGTACTGGCGAAGCTTGTCGGAATATCGTCAAGACGACACGTTCGTCAACGAATTTCTGCATCGCGAATTTCCAGTCGCGGCGTCGGAATTCCCCGAGGGTGTGTCGCGTCGTCGATGGATGCAAATCATGGGTGCGTCGCTGGCCATGGCCGGCGCAGCTGGGTGTCGTTATCCCGAAGAATTGATCGCTCCGTTTGTGCTTCGTCCCGCGGACCGTGTGCCGGGTGAAACCTATCAAGCAGCGACCAACTTCGAACTCGCCGGTGAAGTCCAGCATCTGCTGATTACTTGCGTCGATGGCCGTCCGATCAAAGCCGAGCCCAACACGACTCACCCCGCAGGCGGCGGAGCGGGGACTTACGCACAAGCCTGCGTGCTCGGGCTGTACGATCCCGATCGAGCC of the Rhodopirellula baltica SH 1 genome contains:
- a CDS encoding cytochrome c3 family protein — protein: MKRFLFPRWVNPFLGVLGLAIVGGGVYAAAMGGLVTDPQTLNVGYQPTQPVPFSHAIHAGQLKMDCRYCHNTVFDAAHAAVPPTATCVNCHSPAAENGQTALGAVHTDKASLAPIHESWKTGRSVAWKRIHNLPEFVYFNHAAHVNSGVSCVSCHGRIDQMEVVYQHEQLSMAWCITCHRNPNEHLRPVEFVTKLDWKAEDHDWGEFADQAEFAKAHREEHNINPQVHCAVCHR